The proteins below are encoded in one region of Salvelinus sp. IW2-2015 unplaced genomic scaffold, ASM291031v2 Un_scaffold2639, whole genome shotgun sequence:
- the LOC112074452 gene encoding polypyrimidine tract-binding protein 1 isoform X2: MEGHKLDADLYPMGPGYVTDIDVSVGTKRGSDELFSSYIMTPANGNDSKKFKGEMRSPSAPSRVIHLRQLPGDIQDSEVISMGMPFGKVTNLLMMKGKNQAFLEMNTVDQAQTMVNYYATVTPLIRQQPVFMQYSNHKELKTDNSPNQVRVQAALQAVNAVQGGTMLGSTMTSMGGGMGATMSVGGGEMGARGMATQSPVLRVIVENLFYPVTLEVLHQIFSKYGSVLKIITFTKNNQFQALVQYADPMTAQHTKMSLDGQNIYNGCCTLRVSFSKLTSLNVKFNNDKSRDYTRPDLSTGEQHNPQPGMDQHAMAAAAFGSPGLISASPYGHGFPQAFTLQQAAGLSMPGALASFGMGPGGMAASRLGLQALGGGGGQAGVLLVSNLNPESVTPNCLFILFGVYGDVMRVKILFNKKDNALVQMADGTQAQLAMSHLNGVRLQGRSLRVSMSKHTTVQLPREGMYILYHVKTHHRTAAQRRYVHTLPCLNTQLPREMVWTV, encoded by the exons ATGGAAGG ACACAAGTTAGATGCTGATCTGTATCCTATGGGACCTGGCTACGTCACAGACATAGA tgtcTCAGTGGGTACCAAG AGGGGATCCGATGAACTCTTCTCCTCCTACATCATgaccccag CAAACGGTAATGACAGTAAGAAGTTCAAAGGTGAGATGCGGAGCCCCAGCGCTCCATCGCGTGTCATCCACCTGCGCCAGCTGCCTGGGGACATCCAGGATTCTGAGGTCATCAGCATGGGAATGCCCTTTGGGAAGGTCACCAACCTTCTGATGATGAAGGGAAAGAACCAG gcgttCCTGGAGATGAACACTGTGGACCAGGCTCAGACCATGGTGAACTACTACGCTACGGTAACCCCCCTCATCAGACAGCAGCCTGTATTCATGCAGTACAGCAACCACAAGGAACTCAAGACCGACAACTCACCTAACCAAGTG AGAGTCCAGGCAGCACTGCAGGCGGTGAATGCTGTCCAGGGTGGCACCATGTTGGGCTCTACCATGACCAGTATGGGGGGTGGGATGGGTGCTACCATGTCAgttggagggggagagatgggagcCAGAGGCATGGCCACCCAGAGCCCTGTCCTTAGAGTCATAGTAGAAAACCTCTTCTACCCCGTCACACTGGAAGTCCTGCACCAG ATCTTCTCCAAGTATGGGTCTGTTCTGAAGATCATCACTTTCACTAAGAACAACCAGTTCCAGGCTCTGGTCCAATACGCTGACCCCATGACGGCACAGCACACCAAAATG TCTCTAGACGGRCAGAACATCTATAACGGCTGCTGTACTCTGAGGGTGAGTTTCTCCAAGCTGACCAGCCTCAACGTGAAGTTTAACAACGATAAGAGCCGTGACTACACCAGACCTGACCTTTCTACTGGYGAGCAACACAACCCTCAGCCTGGAATGGACCAGCACGCGATGGCTGCTGCCGCCTTCG GGTCTCCAGGTCTGATCTCAGCGTCTCCTTATGGACACGGATTCCCCCAGGCCTTCACTCTACAGCAGGCTGCAG GTTTGTCTATGCCCGGTGCCTTGGCGTCATTCGGTATGGGTCCAGGGGGCATGGCCGCTAGTCGTCTCGGCCTGCAAGCCCTCGGCGGTGGAGGAGGACAAGCTGGRGTCCTATTGGTCAGCAACCTCAACCCAGAG AGCGTTACACCAAACTGCCTCTTTATTCTCTTTG gtGTGTATGGCGACGTGATGAGAGTGAAGATTCTGTTCAATAAGAAGGACAATGCTCTGGTCCAGATGGCTGATGGCACACAGGCTCAGCTAg CGATGAGCCACCTGAACGGGGTGCGTCTCCAGGGCCGGTCTCTACGTGTCTCCATGTCAAAACACACCACCGTACAGCTGCCCAGAGAAG GTATGTACATACTCTACCATGTCAAAACACACCACCGTACAGCTGCCCAGAGACGGTATGTACACACACTACCATGTCTAAACACACAGCTGCCCAGAGAGATGGTATGGACCGTCTAA
- the LOC112074452 gene encoding polypyrimidine tract-binding protein 1 isoform X1 — protein sequence MEGHKLDADLYPMGPGYVTDIDVSVGTKRGSDELFSSYIMTPANGNDSKKFKGEMRSPSAPSRVIHLRQLPGDIQDSEVISMGMPFGKVTNLLMMKGKNQAFLEMNTVDQAQTMVNYYATVTPLIRQQPVFMQYSNHKELKTDNSPNQVRVQAALQAVNAVQGGTMLGSTMTSMGGGMGATMSVGGGEMGARGMATQSPVLRVIVENLFYPVTLEVLHQIFSKYGSVLKIITFTKNNQFQALVQYADPMTAQHTKMSLDGQNIYNGCCTLRVSFSKLTSLNVKFNNDKSRDYTRPDLSTGEQHNPQPGMDQHAMAAAAFGSPGLISASPYGHGFPQAFTLQQAAGLSMPGALASFGMGPGGMAASRLGLQALGGGGGQAGVLLVSNLNPESVTPNCLFILFGVYGDVMRVKILFNKKDNALVQMADGTQAQLAMSHLNGVRLQGRSLRVSMSKHTTVQLPREGHEDQGLTKDYATSPLHRFKKPGSKNYNNIYPPSGTLHLSNIPPAVGEEDLKALFSSSGASVTAFKFFQKDRKMALIQMSSVEEAVESLIEFHNHDLGDNHHLRVSFSKSTI from the exons ATGGAAGG ACACAAGTTAGATGCTGATCTGTATCCTATGGGACCTGGCTACGTCACAGACATAGA tgtcTCAGTGGGTACCAAG AGGGGATCCGATGAACTCTTCTCCTCCTACATCATgaccccag CAAACGGTAATGACAGTAAGAAGTTCAAAGGTGAGATGCGGAGCCCCAGCGCTCCATCGCGTGTCATCCACCTGCGCCAGCTGCCTGGGGACATCCAGGATTCTGAGGTCATCAGCATGGGAATGCCCTTTGGGAAGGTCACCAACCTTCTGATGATGAAGGGAAAGAACCAG gcgttCCTGGAGATGAACACTGTGGACCAGGCTCAGACCATGGTGAACTACTACGCTACGGTAACCCCCCTCATCAGACAGCAGCCTGTATTCATGCAGTACAGCAACCACAAGGAACTCAAGACCGACAACTCACCTAACCAAGTG AGAGTCCAGGCAGCACTGCAGGCGGTGAATGCTGTCCAGGGTGGCACCATGTTGGGCTCTACCATGACCAGTATGGGGGGTGGGATGGGTGCTACCATGTCAgttggagggggagagatgggagcCAGAGGCATGGCCACCCAGAGCCCTGTCCTTAGAGTCATAGTAGAAAACCTCTTCTACCCCGTCACACTGGAAGTCCTGCACCAG ATCTTCTCCAAGTATGGGTCTGTTCTGAAGATCATCACTTTCACTAAGAACAACCAGTTCCAGGCTCTGGTCCAATACGCTGACCCCATGACGGCACAGCACACCAAAATG TCTCTAGACGGRCAGAACATCTATAACGGCTGCTGTACTCTGAGGGTGAGTTTCTCCAAGCTGACCAGCCTCAACGTGAAGTTTAACAACGATAAGAGCCGTGACTACACCAGACCTGACCTTTCTACTGGYGAGCAACACAACCCTCAGCCTGGAATGGACCAGCACGCGATGGCTGCTGCCGCCTTCG GGTCTCCAGGTCTGATCTCAGCGTCTCCTTATGGACACGGATTCCCCCAGGCCTTCACTCTACAGCAGGCTGCAG GTTTGTCTATGCCCGGTGCCTTGGCGTCATTCGGTATGGGTCCAGGGGGCATGGCCGCTAGTCGTCTCGGCCTGCAAGCCCTCGGCGGTGGAGGAGGACAAGCTGGRGTCCTATTGGTCAGCAACCTCAACCCAGAG AGCGTTACACCAAACTGCCTCTTTATTCTCTTTG gtGTGTATGGCGACGTGATGAGAGTGAAGATTCTGTTCAATAAGAAGGACAATGCTCTGGTCCAGATGGCTGATGGCACACAGGCTCAGCTAg CGATGAGCCACCTGAACGGGGTGCGTCTCCAGGGCCGGTCTCTACGTGTCTCCATGTCAAAACACACCACCGTACAGCTGCCCAGAGAAG GCCATGAGGACCAGGGGTTGACTAAGGACTATGCCACTTCTCCTCTCCACCGTTTTAAGAAGCCTGGCTCCAAAAACTACAACAACATCTACCCTCCCTCTGGCACACTGCACCTCTCCAACATacc tcctgcagtaggagaggaggatctgaaggCACTGTTCAGCAGTTCAGGAGCTTCAGTCACGGCCTTCAAGTTCTTCCA GAAGGACCGTAAGATGGCTCTGATCCAGATGAGCTCAGTGGAGGAAGCTGTTGAGAGTCTCATCGAGTTCCACAACCATGACCTGGGAGATAACCACCACCTCAGAGTGTCTTTCTCCAAATCTACCATCTAA